A DNA window from Paenibacillus sp. HWE-109 contains the following coding sequences:
- a CDS encoding glycoside hydrolase family 2 TIM barrel-domain containing protein → MKHSVPSLDWLQDVNVFKVNRLEAHSDHRYYHSMASAEASAPMDMRHSLNGRWQFSYAVNPASRVQSFYQMDYNCSAWEHIQVPGHIQLQGWGVPQYVNTMYPWDGVEALRPPHISQEHNPVGSYVKNFELPDTMIGKPVYISFQGVESAFYVWLNGEFIGYSEDSFTPAEFDLTPHIREGENKLAVEVYQRSTGSWLEDQDFWRMSGIFRDVYLYTVPKVHVWDMRVKADLDDAYEQGLLEIELKLRNEHMETVRAKLELKDAEGNVCLSEEDEFREGNLVFNLSAGPVQPWSAESPYLYAACISIYDESGNLIEAIVQKTGFRRFEMKDKLMCINGKRIVFKGVNRHEFNSRSGRAITKQDMLWDIQTLKRSNINAVRTSHYPNQTLWYELCDEYGVYVIDEMNLETHGSWQKMGAVEPSWNIPGNDMGWQDIVMDRAISMVERDKNHPSILIWSCGNESYAGQVILNVSNYFRETDPTRLVHYEGVFYDRNYGATSDMESRMYAKPADIEAYLNSQPDKPYISCEYMHAMGNSVGGLHKYTELENQYPMYQGGFIWDYIDQAIVKKDRNGREFLAYGGDFKDRPTDYSFCGNGLVFADRQITPKMQEVKFLYQNIKLEPTRTHINIVNENLFANTDDLVLVYRLFHEGKEITAGQANIEVEAQSEFSLPIELPNVEGTPGEYCIHASLVLREATLWADAGFETTFGETTFVVGASRQVEQPSGEVVVVEGDVNMSVSGKGFIAIFSKQVGSLVSLKYEGREMIATPPAPLFWRATTDNDKGTAMSFTAGAWYAASLARKCVKWELQQEKGSATVIFDYNFSISAEISVRIAYTVLANGTIRVNTLYKGAAGLPNLPILAVSFKMSADYNQSEWYAMGPEENYIDRKFGARLGIFSRQVDQLPTPYLVPQESGNRTGVRRVNITDASGIGLSIQSDPLAPVECNLSPYTAFELEHAEHAFELPEVHYTVVTVAGKQMGVGGDDSWGAPVHEEYQIPSHQKLQFEFFLTSHNVPS, encoded by the coding sequence ATGAAACATTCGGTACCAAGCCTTGATTGGCTTCAAGATGTAAATGTATTCAAAGTGAACAGACTGGAAGCCCATTCTGATCATCGTTACTATCATTCGATGGCGTCCGCGGAGGCGAGTGCGCCGATGGACATGCGGCATAGCTTGAACGGACGCTGGCAGTTCAGCTATGCGGTTAACCCCGCAAGTCGTGTGCAGTCTTTTTATCAGATGGATTATAACTGCAGCGCTTGGGAGCATATCCAGGTGCCTGGTCATATCCAGCTTCAAGGCTGGGGAGTCCCGCAATATGTCAACACGATGTATCCGTGGGATGGCGTAGAGGCGCTTCGTCCTCCGCACATTTCGCAAGAGCATAATCCTGTTGGCAGCTATGTAAAAAACTTTGAATTACCAGATACGATGATTGGTAAGCCCGTCTACATATCGTTTCAAGGCGTGGAATCGGCCTTCTACGTATGGCTTAACGGCGAATTTATCGGTTACAGTGAAGATAGCTTTACGCCTGCCGAGTTTGACTTAACCCCTCATATTCGTGAAGGAGAGAACAAGCTGGCTGTTGAGGTTTATCAGCGCAGCACAGGAAGCTGGCTGGAAGATCAGGATTTCTGGCGGATGTCGGGGATTTTCCGCGATGTGTATTTGTACACAGTACCTAAGGTGCATGTATGGGATATGCGTGTGAAGGCAGATTTGGACGATGCGTATGAGCAAGGACTTCTTGAGATTGAGCTCAAGCTTCGCAATGAACATATGGAAACCGTCCGTGCTAAACTTGAACTGAAGGATGCTGAGGGGAATGTTTGCCTCTCCGAAGAAGATGAATTCCGCGAGGGCAACCTGGTCTTCAACCTTTCAGCAGGTCCTGTTCAACCTTGGAGTGCAGAAAGCCCCTATTTATATGCCGCGTGTATCTCGATTTACGATGAGAGCGGAAATTTAATTGAAGCCATCGTTCAGAAGACAGGGTTTCGTCGTTTTGAGATGAAAGACAAGCTGATGTGCATCAATGGGAAACGCATTGTGTTCAAAGGCGTCAATCGACATGAATTTAACAGCCGCAGCGGACGAGCGATCACGAAGCAGGATATGCTGTGGGATATTCAAACGCTTAAGCGCAGCAACATTAATGCGGTGCGCACGTCACACTATCCCAATCAGACACTCTGGTACGAGCTTTGTGACGAGTACGGGGTCTATGTTATTGATGAAATGAATTTAGAGACGCATGGCTCATGGCAAAAGATGGGCGCTGTTGAACCTTCTTGGAATATCCCAGGCAACGATATGGGGTGGCAAGATATTGTCATGGATCGTGCGATTTCGATGGTGGAGCGGGATAAGAATCATCCTTCGATTCTCATTTGGTCTTGCGGCAATGAATCGTATGCCGGCCAAGTTATTCTCAATGTGTCCAACTATTTCCGCGAAACAGATCCTACGAGACTGGTTCATTACGAAGGTGTTTTCTACGACCGCAATTATGGGGCGACCAGCGACATGGAAAGCCGCATGTATGCGAAACCAGCGGATATTGAGGCGTATCTCAATAGTCAGCCGGATAAACCGTACATTAGCTGTGAATATATGCACGCTATGGGGAATTCCGTGGGAGGCCTTCATAAATATACGGAGCTTGAGAACCAATATCCAATGTATCAAGGCGGCTTTATTTGGGATTATATCGATCAGGCGATTGTGAAAAAAGACCGAAATGGCCGCGAGTTTTTGGCGTACGGCGGGGATTTCAAAGATCGTCCAACCGATTACAGCTTCTGCGGCAATGGTCTCGTCTTCGCAGATCGTCAAATCACGCCTAAAATGCAGGAAGTGAAATTCCTTTATCAAAATATCAAGCTGGAACCAACTCGAACTCATATTAACATTGTGAATGAAAATTTATTTGCGAATACAGATGATTTGGTGCTTGTCTACCGACTGTTCCATGAGGGAAAAGAAATTACCGCGGGGCAAGCCAATATCGAGGTCGAAGCTCAGAGCGAATTCAGTCTGCCAATAGAGCTGCCAAATGTAGAAGGAACGCCAGGTGAGTACTGCATTCACGCTTCGTTAGTTCTAAGAGAAGCCACGTTATGGGCTGATGCTGGATTTGAGACGACGTTTGGCGAAACGACGTTTGTGGTTGGGGCAAGCCGTCAGGTTGAGCAGCCTTCAGGCGAAGTCGTCGTCGTTGAAGGTGATGTCAACATGAGCGTGTCAGGCAAAGGTTTCATCGCCATTTTTTCGAAACAAGTAGGATCACTCGTTTCGTTGAAATACGAAGGTCGCGAAATGATCGCGACGCCGCCTGCTCCTTTATTTTGGCGGGCTACGACGGATAATGACAAAGGAACCGCAATGAGCTTTACGGCCGGTGCTTGGTATGCTGCAAGTTTGGCTCGCAAATGTGTCAAATGGGAATTGCAGCAAGAAAAGGGTTCAGCAACTGTCATTTTTGATTACAACTTCAGCATCAGCGCTGAAATTAGCGTTCGCATTGCATACACGGTACTAGCGAACGGAACGATTCGCGTAAATACGCTTTACAAGGGTGCCGCAGGTCTGCCGAATTTACCGATACTCGCTGTATCGTTCAAGATGTCTGCGGATTATAATCAATCCGAATGGTATGCGATGGGACCTGAAGAAAATTATATCGACCGCAAATTCGGTGCTCGTTTGGGCATATTTAGCCGTCAGGTGGACCAATTGCCTACGCCTTATCTGGTTCCACAGGAATCTGGCAATCGTACTGGCGTACGCCGTGTGAATATAACGGATGCGTCTGGGATTGGTTTATCGATTCAGTCTGACCCATTAGCACCTGTAGAGTGCAACTTGTCTCCGTATACGGCATTTGAACTTGAGCATGCGGAACATGCTTTTGAACTGCCGGAGGTTCATTATACCGTTGTGACCGTTGCTGGCAAACAGATGGGTGTTGGCGGGGATGATAGTTGGGGTGCACCTGTCCATGAGGAATATCAGATTCCTTCCCATCAAAAGCTTCAGTTTGAGTTCTTCTTGACAAGTCATAACGTACCTTCATAA
- a CDS encoding carbohydrate ABC transporter permease has translation MIALRRTIIYLFLAAVAVISIFPFLWMVISSTNLSVDVTQGRMLPGSHFMDNFHKLTDSINLVPALWNSLKISLTTTILALLVASLAGYAFEIYQSKAKDIVFNLLLVSMMIPFAALMVPLYQMFSSISRTVPLIGINTMNAVVLPTFTTAFLIFFFRQSTKMFAKELLEAGRIDGLTELGLFFRIYMPTMKTTYSAAAIITFMSSWNNYLWPLIVLQTPEKRTIPLLISNLGSSYSPDFGVIMTAIVISTLPTAIVFFLMQKQFVAGMVGSVK, from the coding sequence ATGATAGCTTTAAGACGTACAATTATCTACCTCTTCCTTGCTGCTGTGGCTGTAATATCCATTTTTCCATTCCTGTGGATGGTCATTAGTTCCACGAATCTGTCTGTGGACGTTACGCAGGGCCGAATGTTACCAGGGTCGCATTTCATGGACAACTTTCATAAATTAACAGATTCCATTAATCTCGTTCCCGCACTTTGGAATTCATTGAAGATCTCGTTAACTACAACCATTTTGGCTTTATTGGTTGCTTCGCTGGCTGGCTATGCTTTTGAAATCTATCAGAGCAAAGCCAAAGATATCGTGTTTAATTTACTGCTTGTCTCCATGATGATTCCGTTCGCGGCGTTGATGGTTCCGCTTTACCAGATGTTTTCCAGCATTTCGCGTACGGTTCCATTAATCGGGATCAACACGATGAACGCGGTCGTCCTTCCGACATTCACGACAGCGTTTCTCATTTTCTTCTTCCGTCAAAGCACGAAAATGTTTGCGAAGGAGCTTCTGGAAGCTGGGCGTATTGATGGACTGACGGAATTAGGACTGTTTTTCCGTATATATATGCCGACTATGAAAACAACGTATTCAGCTGCTGCTATCATTACGTTTATGTCTAGTTGGAACAATTACTTGTGGCCGCTTATTGTCTTGCAAACACCGGAGAAACGAACGATTCCTTTGTTGATTTCCAATTTGGGTTCGAGTTATTCACCGGATTTTGGGGTGATCATGACCGCTATTGTCATCTCAACACTGCCGACAGCGATCGTATTTTTCTTGATGCAAAAACAATTCGTTGCGGGCATGGTAGGATCTGTAAAATAA
- a CDS encoding carbohydrate ABC transporter permease, translating into MNYSIRSRAKLTGWLFIAIAVLMICLFYFYPMIQALLLSFKTGAGANLHFNGISNYKRLFSDKTFITAVKNTFIYLIIQVPVMIILSMMISVLLNDSKLRFKGFFRTAIFLPCVTSLVAYSVVFKYLFGNDGLINMALIKIHLIGQPIAWISDPFWAKITIILAITWRWTGYNMIFFLSALQNIDSSIYEAARIDGASPIKQFFFITFPMLKPIVLFTSITSTIGTLQLFDEIMNITKGGPGNATLSISQYIYNLSFKYTPDFGYAATVSYSVVVMIIVLSVLQIKLAGDKK; encoded by the coding sequence ATGAACTACTCGATACGTAGCCGTGCAAAGCTTACGGGATGGCTGTTTATCGCTATTGCCGTATTAATGATATGTTTGTTTTACTTTTATCCTATGATTCAGGCATTGCTGCTTTCCTTTAAAACTGGTGCGGGGGCTAATCTGCATTTCAACGGGATCAGCAACTATAAGCGGCTCTTCAGCGATAAGACATTCATTACAGCTGTTAAGAATACGTTTATCTATTTGATTATTCAGGTGCCGGTCATGATTATTCTGTCCATGATGATTTCCGTCTTGTTGAATGACAGTAAGCTTCGTTTCAAAGGTTTTTTCCGTACAGCTATTTTCTTACCTTGCGTGACTTCACTTGTTGCCTACTCCGTTGTTTTCAAATACTTGTTTGGCAACGATGGTTTGATTAATATGGCTTTAATTAAGATTCACTTGATTGGACAGCCGATTGCATGGATTTCCGATCCTTTCTGGGCGAAAATTACGATTATCCTTGCCATTACATGGCGCTGGACAGGATATAATATGATTTTTTTCCTTTCCGCATTGCAAAATATTGATAGCTCTATTTATGAAGCAGCCCGTATTGATGGAGCTTCTCCGATCAAACAGTTTTTCTTTATTACGTTTCCAATGCTTAAGCCAATTGTTCTCTTCACGTCCATTACCTCGACGATTGGTACGTTGCAATTGTTCGATGAGATTATGAATATTACGAAGGGTGGCCCAGGGAATGCTACTCTCTCCATATCGCAGTACATCTACAATCTTTCCTTTAAATACACACCTGATTTTGGCTATGCGGCAACGGTTTCCTATTCGGTTGTAGTCATGATCATTGTGTTATCTGTCCTTCAAATCAAATTGGCAGGTGATAAAAAATGA
- a CDS encoding ABC transporter substrate-binding protein, with amino-acid sequence MKKTISTVLLASFLLLTACSSNSSDTSSTTTPSGGAKSTSKEITVWAWDKNFNIAAMNLAKDAYAKDHPDVKINVVEYAQDDIIQKMNTGLNSGSKSGLPNVVLIEDYRAQGFLKTYPDAFADMSASIKASDFAEYKLGPTSLNGKQYGVPFDSGVTGLYVRRDYLEQAGYKVDDLKNIDWQKFIEVGKAVKAKTGKDLLTQDPNDLGLIRMMIQSAGAWYLKSDGTTPDLKDNAVLKEAFETYKEIMNANIVKINSDWNSFLAGFNSGAVVSVPTGNWITPSIKSQADQSGKWAVVPFPKLKNTASSVNASNLGGSSWYVLNSDGKDAAADFLAKTLGSDVNLYQKLVTDVGVVGTYKPAAQGEAYTKADDFFGGQKVISDFATWTAQIPKVNYGLHTYAIEDILKVEMQNYLKGKDIAKVFSDAQSQAESQLK; translated from the coding sequence ATGAAGAAGACAATTTCAACGGTTTTACTTGCAAGTTTTTTGCTTTTGACGGCATGTTCAAGTAATTCGTCTGACACATCATCAACGACCACTCCTAGCGGCGGTGCGAAGAGCACGAGCAAGGAAATTACAGTTTGGGCTTGGGATAAGAACTTTAATATTGCAGCAATGAACCTAGCGAAAGATGCCTATGCCAAGGATCATCCTGATGTGAAAATCAATGTTGTTGAATATGCGCAAGATGACATTATTCAAAAGATGAATACGGGTTTGAACTCCGGTTCAAAGTCAGGTCTGCCGAATGTTGTATTGATTGAAGATTACCGTGCACAAGGCTTTTTAAAAACATACCCAGATGCATTTGCAGATATGTCCGCATCCATTAAGGCTTCGGATTTCGCTGAATACAAGTTGGGTCCAACAAGTTTGAACGGCAAACAATACGGTGTGCCATTTGATTCCGGCGTAACAGGACTATATGTGCGCAGAGATTATTTGGAACAAGCAGGATATAAGGTCGATGATCTGAAAAATATAGACTGGCAGAAATTCATTGAAGTCGGTAAAGCTGTTAAAGCAAAAACAGGTAAAGATTTGCTGACGCAGGATCCCAATGATCTTGGTTTAATTCGTATGATGATTCAATCTGCTGGCGCTTGGTATCTGAAAAGTGATGGCACCACGCCGGACCTCAAAGACAACGCAGTATTGAAAGAAGCTTTCGAGACATACAAAGAAATCATGAACGCAAATATTGTGAAAATTAACTCGGATTGGAACTCCTTCCTTGCTGGTTTCAACAGCGGTGCTGTCGTCTCTGTTCCAACAGGTAACTGGATTACGCCATCCATTAAATCACAAGCGGATCAATCCGGTAAATGGGCAGTTGTTCCTTTTCCTAAGTTGAAAAACACAGCCAGTTCTGTTAACGCATCAAACCTTGGGGGAAGCTCCTGGTATGTATTGAACAGTGATGGTAAAGATGCGGCTGCTGATTTCCTTGCAAAAACGCTTGGTTCTGATGTGAATTTGTATCAAAAATTAGTTACAGACGTAGGGGTTGTTGGTACTTATAAACCTGCTGCGCAAGGTGAAGCCTATACGAAAGCCGACGATTTCTTCGGAGGTCAAAAGGTGATTTCTGATTTCGCAACATGGACGGCTCAAATTCCAAAAGTCAACTATGGTCTGCATACGTATGCGATTGAAGATATTCTCAAAGTTGAGATGCAAAACTACCTGAAGGGCAAAGACATCGCCAAAGTATTCAGTGATGCACAATCCCAAGCAGAATCCCAACTTAAATAA
- a CDS encoding sensor histidine kinase, whose protein sequence is MRVWLRRISDQSLFSKLFLVMVLSIITVTVATSWVTVQMSEELFVKTFSITNSKIIEQIKSGLESIHYSNVNIIINTAQSGAIKRFLTERDVDSETNSVVTFDMSEQMKRIQSGIGAKSIGMIISGINGKNYTRYNTYWSGTSADLERNPITQESRNQPGRLLYSYLGEGTPGSGDQGVVAAKTMTDPVSKEWYGTLYIIMKESVLRSFYASFTSDGNDVMILDRQGLIVSSNRAELIGTTSKELLDSAQKIRQNGLAKDEMKMADKDVIVLADDLALYDFYIMNVIDKKVTLGQMLNRKSIFFLVAGIVAIAVLVVYVITRRLMLSLRRLVKQMSTVTKTNFNNYMAVTGTYETRELSRSFNFMLDELNDYISQLVDTQKEQRKAELAALQQQINPHFLYNTLASVNILVQRGSQESATQTIHALISLLQNTISNVNETIPVVQELVNLKHYVFINQIRYGQGIKVDYFVSPDCMPAQVPKLMLQPFIENAFFHAFNKKGTGYIYVIITKEKDTLLCEVVDNGDGMELTNVADEIPNPTSARQLFTGIGIRNVNDRLVLLYGEQYGVTITSTLGQGTKISICLPWRTEQ, encoded by the coding sequence ATGAGGGTATGGCTAAGAAGGATCTCTGATCAAAGTTTGTTTAGTAAATTGTTTCTAGTTATGGTTCTTAGCATAATTACGGTTACGGTGGCCACTTCCTGGGTTACCGTGCAAATGTCGGAGGAGCTTTTTGTTAAGACATTCAGTATCACGAATTCCAAAATCATTGAGCAAATCAAAAGCGGTCTTGAATCCATTCATTATTCTAATGTAAATATTATCATTAACACCGCGCAAAGTGGCGCGATTAAGCGTTTTTTGACCGAAAGAGATGTCGATTCGGAAACCAACTCCGTAGTGACATTTGACATGAGCGAGCAGATGAAGCGAATCCAGTCGGGTATTGGGGCTAAGAGCATTGGGATGATCATTTCGGGTATAAATGGAAAAAACTACACGAGATACAATACCTACTGGTCGGGTACTTCGGCGGATTTAGAACGAAATCCCATTACACAGGAGTCGCGGAACCAGCCGGGACGCTTGTTGTATAGCTATTTGGGTGAAGGGACGCCAGGTTCTGGGGATCAAGGAGTAGTAGCCGCCAAAACGATGACTGATCCTGTTAGCAAAGAGTGGTATGGGACGCTTTATATCATCATGAAAGAAAGTGTTTTAAGATCGTTTTACGCAAGTTTTACAAGTGATGGGAATGACGTGATGATCTTGGATCGTCAAGGTCTAATCGTTTCCAGCAATCGAGCCGAGTTGATCGGGACAACTTCGAAAGAGCTTTTAGATAGTGCTCAGAAGATTCGGCAAAATGGGCTGGCAAAGGATGAAATGAAGATGGCCGATAAGGATGTCATTGTATTGGCTGATGATTTGGCTTTGTACGATTTCTACATTATGAATGTCATTGATAAGAAGGTGACACTCGGTCAAATGCTTAACAGGAAATCGATTTTCTTCCTTGTTGCGGGAATCGTGGCTATTGCTGTGCTCGTTGTGTATGTGATCACGCGGAGGTTGATGCTCTCGTTAAGAAGGCTTGTTAAGCAAATGTCTACGGTCACGAAAACGAATTTTAACAATTATATGGCGGTTACGGGCACCTATGAGACAAGGGAGCTTAGTCGCTCCTTCAATTTTATGCTCGACGAGTTGAACGACTATATCTCCCAGCTTGTTGATACGCAGAAGGAGCAGCGCAAGGCAGAATTAGCTGCGCTGCAGCAGCAGATTAACCCGCATTTTCTATATAATACGCTGGCTTCCGTTAACATCCTCGTTCAGCGAGGGAGCCAAGAGTCCGCCACGCAAACGATTCATGCACTCATTTCTCTCCTGCAGAATACCATCAGCAATGTCAATGAAACGATTCCCGTTGTGCAAGAGTTAGTGAATTTAAAGCATTATGTGTTCATTAATCAGATTCGCTATGGCCAAGGCATTAAAGTCGATTATTTTGTTTCACCGGACTGTATGCCTGCGCAAGTACCTAAGTTGATGCTGCAACCTTTCATCGAGAATGCTTTTTTTCATGCTTTTAATAAGAAAGGCACTGGATATATTTACGTCATCATCACGAAAGAGAAAGATACGCTGCTTTGTGAAGTGGTTGACAATGGGGATGGCATGGAACTTACGAACGTAGCGGATGAGATACCGAATCCCACAAGTGCGAGGCAATTGTTCACAGGGATTGGGATTCGCAATGTGAATGATCGCTTGGTTCTTTTGTACGGAGAACAGTATGGGGTAACTATAACTAGCACCTTAGGACAAGGGACGAAAATATCTATATGCCTTCCATGGCGCACAGAACAGTAA
- a CDS encoding response regulator transcription factor, whose amino-acid sequence METYCKLLIVDDEMLVRQGIRHLLDWESEGFHIVGEASNGKDALEMVKLFQPNMILTDIVMPVMSGEELVRVVKGLYPEIEIVVLSSYGEFEYVRSTFQHGVADYLLKPKLDANSLLAVLKKTVQGMPAFRHMDFTNEKGQSVDYVLDRLISGYAMELEGAEINTHLPYPYFVLLVVDMQDSTSSMKRNEEWIEAFLKGMVQDVKQPVVVHRLSLQDSHIRFLLNTADAGRVDAIHLAEQLVESGVRAGLSFYAALSKNFTQIQELHEIYTHDILKVLDHRFFLSDQQLFFADELVEVVGNGETFDSEAFTAELNHQEFHLAFQRLSRYVDSMPDRLDTDMFEFKSFLGHSLFNIIVTLLHFHFEARTLDEAKYEYFRAIHEAKHIGEVRALLAKFLNEATDCVTGNKTNAPGIQKILMYLDEHFAEPLTLTEVAKQFHFNPSYLSNYFTIHNKEGFNEYLNRIRIEHACELLRDSAHFTISEISSLVGYSDHSYFTKVFRKLMGTSPSHYRKK is encoded by the coding sequence ATGGAGACGTATTGCAAGTTATTAATTGTTGATGATGAGATGTTGGTGCGTCAAGGAATCAGGCATCTTCTCGATTGGGAAAGCGAAGGCTTCCACATTGTTGGCGAGGCTTCTAACGGTAAGGATGCGCTTGAGATGGTTAAATTATTCCAACCTAACATGATTCTGACGGATATTGTTATGCCGGTTATGAGTGGGGAAGAATTGGTAAGAGTTGTGAAGGGACTATATCCGGAAATTGAAATTGTGGTACTCAGCAGCTACGGTGAATTTGAGTATGTGCGCTCTACATTTCAGCACGGTGTAGCCGATTATTTATTAAAGCCAAAATTGGATGCGAATTCGCTGCTAGCCGTTTTAAAAAAGACCGTTCAGGGAATGCCAGCCTTCCGACATATGGACTTTACGAATGAAAAAGGACAGTCCGTCGACTATGTGCTGGACAGGTTGATTTCGGGTTATGCCATGGAGCTTGAGGGTGCGGAGATCAACACTCATTTGCCATATCCTTATTTCGTTTTATTAGTTGTAGATATGCAAGATAGCACATCCTCGATGAAAAGAAATGAGGAATGGATCGAGGCATTTCTAAAAGGAATGGTTCAGGATGTTAAGCAGCCTGTTGTCGTTCACCGTCTTTCACTTCAAGATAGCCACATCCGTTTTTTGCTGAATACAGCGGATGCTGGCAGAGTGGATGCCATCCATTTGGCTGAGCAATTGGTGGAATCGGGTGTGAGAGCGGGCTTATCCTTCTATGCAGCACTCAGCAAAAATTTCACGCAAATCCAAGAACTTCATGAAATTTATACGCATGATATTCTCAAAGTGTTGGATCACCGGTTCTTTTTATCGGATCAACAACTGTTCTTTGCTGATGAATTGGTGGAAGTGGTCGGCAATGGCGAAACGTTTGATTCGGAGGCGTTTACCGCGGAGCTGAATCATCAAGAATTTCATTTAGCTTTTCAACGTCTCAGCCGATATGTCGACTCCATGCCTGATAGGCTTGATACGGACATGTTTGAGTTTAAATCTTTTTTAGGACACAGCCTATTCAATATTATTGTCACGCTGCTGCATTTTCACTTTGAGGCTCGCACGCTTGATGAAGCGAAGTATGAGTATTTTCGTGCCATTCATGAGGCCAAACATATTGGGGAAGTGCGCGCTCTTTTAGCCAAGTTTCTGAATGAGGCAACTGACTGTGTAACAGGAAATAAAACAAATGCTCCGGGTATACAAAAGATTTTGATGTATTTGGATGAACATTTTGCTGAACCGCTTACGTTGACTGAAGTAGCCAAACAGTTTCATTTCAACCCTTCGTATTTGTCCAATTATTTTACCATTCATAATAAAGAAGGTTTCAATGAGTATTTGAATCGTATTCGGATTGAACATGCTTGTGAATTATTAAGGGATAGCGCGCATTTTACAATTTCAGAAATTAGCTCTCTTGTTGGATATTCCGATCATAGTTACTTCACGAAAGTATTTCGTAAACTGATGGGAACTTCACCTAGCCATTATCGAAAAAAATAA